In Temnothorax longispinosus isolate EJ_2023e unplaced genomic scaffold, Tlon_JGU_v1 HiC_scaffold_44, whole genome shotgun sequence, a genomic segment contains:
- the LOC139824564 gene encoding another transcription unit protein-like encodes MVKQSNARFVKWSDGSMSLHLGSEIFDVYKQPLQGDHNHLYIRQGTGLQGQAVFRTKLTFRPYSTESFTHRKMTMSLADRSQEISDIKVLSQVEMNPDQNRYEMIKKEKEKLRMAMRVQNKTKKSTSGIRNTNRAAGAYSGDAYHDDGSDDEGAISLAAIKNF; translated from the exons ATGGTGAAGCAAAGTAACGCGAGATTCGTAAAGTGGTCGGACGGAAGCATGTCCTTGCATTTGGGCTCGGAAATCTTTGACGTGTACAAACAGCCGTTACAGGGCGATCACAATCACCTCTATATTCGCCAAGGTACCGGTCTGCAGGGTCAAGCAGTATTTAGAACAAAACTAACATTCCGGCCGTATTCCACTGAATCGTTCACACACAGGAAGATGACTATGTCTCTGGCCGATAGGTCGCAAGAGATCTCTGACATTAAAGTTCTTTCTCAAGTAGAAATGAACCCAGACCAGAACAGATACGAGATGATAAAG aaagaaaaagaaaaactacgTATGGCTATGCGAGTTCAAAACAAAACCAAGAAAAGTACCAGTGGTATTAGGAATACTAATCGTGCTGCAGGAGCGTACAGTGGTGATGCTTATCACGATGATGGTTCCGATGACGAGGGTGCAATTTCTTTGGCAgccataaaaaatttctaa